A window of the Gossypium arboreum isolate Shixiya-1 chromosome 2, ASM2569848v2, whole genome shotgun sequence genome harbors these coding sequences:
- the LOC108466727 gene encoding GATA transcription factor 4-like, which produces MEAADFFVGGYYDGAAGDGFLPEQKLPENFTVDDLLDFSNEDAIISDCFLDNVAANSTDSSTVTTGGDNHFSSANVPHHSQFSGELCVPYDDLAELEWLSNFVEDSFSTDQNLQSNLQILATSKSPTPESSSSSTRSDNNLIFQHDIPHPAKARSKRSRAPPCDWSTRVLHLIPKSMGQKKRENSNANPESSGRKCLHCAAEKTPQWRTGPMGPKTLCNACGVRYKSGRLVSEYRPAASPTFVSTKHSNSHRKVLELRRQKDLQRAQHQQFLSQTSIFGISNGGGGTDDFLIHHHGVPHFRHMI; this is translated from the exons ATGGAGGCGGCGGACTTCTTCGTCGGAGGATATTACGATGGTGCAGCAGGCGACGGTTTCTTGCCGGAGCAAAAGCTACCAGAGAATTTCACGGTGGACGACCTCCTTGACTTCTCCAATGAAGATGCTATTATCAGCGACTGTTTCCTCGACAATGTGGCCGCCAATTCCACCGATTCCTCCACCGTCACTACGGGAGGCGATAACCACTTCTCCTCCGCTAATGTCCCTCACCACTCTCAGTTCTCCGGCGAACTCTGCGTCCCG TATGATGATTTGGCGGAACTTGAATGGCTCTCGAATTTCGTAGAAGACTCCTTCTCAACAGATCAGAATTTACAAAGCAACCTCCAGATATTGGCCACCTCAAAATCACCCACGCCCGAATCATCCTCTTCATCCACCCGATCCGACAACAACCTGATTTTCCAACACGACATTCCACACCCGGCGAAGGCCCGGTCTAAGCGTTCACGGGCACCACCTTGCGATTGGTCCACCCGGGTGCTCCACCTCATCCCGAAATCCATGGGCCAGAAGAAAAGGGAGAACTCCAACGCCAACCCGGAGTCTTCGGGTCGTAAATGTTTGCATTGTGCGGCGGAGAAGACCCCGCAATGGAGAACGGGTCCAATGGGTCCGAAAACACTTTGTAATGCGTGTGGGGTGAGGTATAAGTCGGGTCGGTTGGTATCTGAATACCGACCCGCGGCGAGCCCGACATTTGTGTCGACGAAGCATTCGAATTCGCATAGGAAAGTTTTGGAGCTTAGGAGGCAAAAGGATTTGCAAAGAGCACAGCACCAACAGTTCCTTAGTCAAACTTCGATTTTCGGCATATCCAACGGTGGTGGTGGTACTGATGATTTCTTGATCCATCATCATGGTGTGCCCCATTTTAGGCACATGATTTAG